In a genomic window of Salegentibacter salegens:
- a CDS encoding amidohydrolase, which yields MAQKLNTALIQANLKWEDPQANRGFFSKEIKALSEDIDLIILPEMFTTGFSMNASKLAEKTDGLTLNWMREMTKLKDAAVTGSVIITENDNFYNRLFFVFPDGSYKIYDKRHTFTLAREDETYTAGKDRLIVDYRGWKICPLVCYDLRFPVFARNTEDYDLLLYVANWPSKRVFAWDTLLKARAIENMSYCIGVNRTGNDGDGYKYNGHTAAYDCLGKNLTELDLEKPFIKEISLEKKHLEETRGQLKFLQDRDEFTLK from the coding sequence ATGGCACAGAAATTAAACACCGCCTTAATTCAGGCAAATTTAAAATGGGAAGACCCACAGGCAAACCGTGGTTTTTTTTCAAAAGAAATTAAAGCCCTTTCGGAGGATATAGACCTTATTATTCTTCCGGAAATGTTTACTACCGGATTTAGTATGAATGCAAGTAAATTAGCTGAAAAAACCGATGGGTTAACGCTAAATTGGATGCGCGAAATGACTAAATTGAAAGACGCAGCGGTAACCGGAAGCGTTATTATAACGGAAAATGATAATTTTTATAATCGGCTTTTCTTCGTTTTTCCAGACGGAAGTTATAAAATTTACGATAAGCGGCATACGTTCACCCTGGCCAGGGAAGATGAAACCTATACCGCTGGAAAAGATCGATTAATTGTTGATTATCGAGGTTGGAAAATTTGCCCGCTGGTTTGTTATGATCTTCGATTTCCTGTTTTTGCAAGAAATACCGAAGATTATGACCTGTTGCTTTATGTAGCAAACTGGCCAAGCAAGCGAGTTTTTGCCTGGGATACACTTTTAAAAGCCCGCGCTATAGAAAATATGAGTTATTGCATTGGCGTAAACCGAACCGGAAATGATGGCGATGGTTACAAGTATAACGGCCACACAGCAGCTTACGATTGTTTGGGAAAAAATCTTACCGAATTGGATCTCGAAAAACCTTTTATAAAGGAAATTTCGCTGGAAAAAAAGCATCTTGAGGAAACCCGAGGTCAATTAAAATTTCTTCAAGATAGGGATGAATTTACTCTAAAGTAA
- a CDS encoding Ig-like domain-containing protein codes for MLKKIPGILLVAALLLLCVQCAKKGMPEGGPKDEEPPKFIRANPENYNTNFSADEIRIFFNEYVKLEDARQQIVISPPIEPRPTIIPMGTARKDVRIQNLDSLQENTTYTVNFGKSIVDNNEGNPLPYFKYVFSTGDYLDSLKISGTIKDAYLKAPNEFISIFLYEVDSTFSDSLVYKQTPRYITYTLDSSVNFELENLKEGTYQILAVEDNNDNYNFNPKSEKIGFIEDYITLPTDSTFNITIFKEELEFEAKRPKLLKGNQILFGYEGKKGVDSVEINLLTPEPEGFQSRIVKDRKTDTLYYWYNIRPEYDSLSFEVVSPTRRDTLFTKIAEADRDSLNITTEPSGGIEFEQDFKLKANTPITDFNQDLISIRDGDSVIIPFNTEMRRLENEIIISFEKEESTDYRLTALPGAITDLFEKTNDTIQQSLNTKSYADYGSIILTLQNINRFPLLVQLTNEKGEVQAEKYSNGNTNLHFRFLKPGKYLIRVIFDDNENQKWDTGNYLKRIQPEEIQYYRDTIDVRANWDMPETFTLE; via the coding sequence ATGCTGAAAAAAATTCCCGGAATTTTACTTGTTGCCGCTCTCCTTTTGCTTTGTGTACAATGTGCAAAAAAAGGAATGCCTGAAGGGGGCCCAAAAGATGAAGAACCACCAAAATTTATAAGGGCAAACCCTGAAAATTACAACACAAATTTCTCTGCTGATGAAATTAGAATTTTCTTCAACGAATACGTGAAATTGGAAGATGCACGCCAGCAAATAGTAATATCACCACCAATAGAACCACGCCCAACAATTATACCTATGGGGACGGCGCGCAAAGATGTTCGCATACAAAACCTGGATTCCCTTCAGGAAAACACAACCTATACCGTAAATTTTGGAAAAAGTATTGTAGATAATAACGAGGGCAACCCCTTACCGTATTTTAAATATGTTTTTTCTACCGGCGATTACCTGGATTCTTTAAAAATTTCAGGAACTATAAAAGACGCTTATCTAAAAGCGCCAAACGAATTTATTTCTATTTTTTTATACGAAGTAGATTCAACTTTTTCGGATTCATTAGTTTACAAGCAAACCCCAAGATATATCACCTATACTTTAGACAGTAGCGTAAATTTTGAACTCGAAAACCTTAAGGAAGGTACTTATCAAATATTGGCTGTAGAAGACAATAACGATAATTATAATTTTAATCCTAAATCTGAAAAAATAGGTTTTATTGAAGATTACATCACGTTGCCTACAGATTCTACTTTCAATATCACCATTTTTAAAGAAGAACTGGAATTTGAAGCCAAAAGACCTAAACTACTAAAAGGAAATCAAATCTTATTTGGTTATGAAGGTAAAAAAGGAGTAGATAGTGTAGAAATAAATTTATTAACCCCAGAACCTGAAGGTTTTCAATCTAGAATTGTAAAAGATCGAAAAACCGATACACTCTATTATTGGTATAATATCCGACCTGAATATGACAGCCTTTCGTTTGAAGTAGTGAGCCCTACCCGGCGAGATACTTTATTTACAAAAATAGCCGAAGCCGACCGTGATTCGCTAAATATTACAACCGAACCTTCTGGCGGGATTGAGTTTGAACAGGATTTTAAACTGAAAGCGAATACTCCAATCACAGATTTTAATCAGGATCTAATTAGTATTCGGGATGGAGATTCTGTTATAATTCCTTTTAATACTGAAATGCGTCGCCTGGAAAATGAAATTATAATTTCTTTTGAAAAAGAAGAAAGCACCGATTATCGACTCACGGCTTTACCGGGAGCAATTACCGATCTATTTGAAAAAACCAACGATACTATTCAGCAGAGTTTAAACACAAAATCTTATGCCGATTATGGTAGCATTATTTTAACGCTTCAAAATATTAATCGTTTTCCGCTGCTAGTGCAACTCACCAATGAAAAAGGAGAAGTACAGGCCGAAAAATATTCTAATGGCAATACTAACTTACATTTCCGGTTTTTAAAGCCCGGAAAATACCTTATTCGGGTAATTTTTGACGATAATGAAAACCAAAAATGGGACACCGGGAATTACCTAAAAAGAATTCAGCCAGAGGAAATTCAGTATTATCGAGATACCATAGATGTTCGAGCTAACTGGGATATGCCAGAAACTTTTACTTTAGAGTAA
- a CDS encoding ComF family protein: MFHDLTNLFYPTICNCCDSPLLKAEEVICTSCLHKLPITNYHLDNENATKKVFDARLSIENATSLLYFKKKGMVQNLIHNLKYKKKEEVGSFLGNWLGEELKLHPGFKEINCVIPVPLHRKKLKKRGFNQVTGFGKELANKLDAEFIENVLVKKTSSRTQTFKKRLGRWGAIDATFMIENHEKLENRHILLVDDLVTTGATLEACGNKLLKIKNTKLSIATMAITD, translated from the coding sequence ATGTTTCACGATTTAACAAACCTGTTCTACCCAACTATTTGTAATTGCTGTGATAGCCCATTATTAAAGGCAGAAGAAGTAATTTGCACTTCCTGTTTACATAAACTCCCCATTACTAATTACCATCTTGATAACGAAAATGCCACTAAAAAAGTATTTGACGCCCGCTTAAGCATTGAAAACGCCACTTCTTTACTTTATTTTAAAAAGAAAGGAATGGTGCAAAATCTTATTCATAATCTTAAATATAAAAAAAAGGAAGAAGTTGGTAGTTTTTTGGGAAATTGGCTTGGCGAAGAACTGAAATTGCATCCCGGATTCAAAGAGATTAATTGTGTAATCCCGGTTCCCCTTCATCGTAAAAAATTAAAGAAAAGAGGCTTTAACCAGGTTACCGGATTTGGAAAAGAGCTCGCCAATAAATTAGATGCCGAATTTATTGAAAACGTCCTGGTAAAAAAAACGAGTTCGCGCACCCAAACTTTTAAAAAACGTCTTGGCCGGTGGGGAGCTATAGATGCTACTTTTATGATAGAAAATCACGAAAAACTGGAGAATCGGCATATTTTACTGGTTGACGACCTGGTAACCACCGGTGCTACCCTGGAAGCCTGTGGAAATAAATTGCTCAAAATTAAAAATACCAAATTAAGTATTGCCACTATGGCAATTACAGATTGA
- a CDS encoding glycine--tRNA ligase has translation MAKQEDFFKNVISHAKEYGYIFASSEIYDGLSAVYDYGQNGAELKKNIKEYWWKSMVQLHQNIVGLDAAILMHPTTWKASGHVDAFNDPLIDNKDSKKRYRADVLVEDYAEKINQKAQKEIAKARKRFGDKFDEEEFISTNPRVIRYKKEEKEILERLAKSLTDENLADVKALIEELEIACPETGSRNWTDVKQFNLMFGTKLGASADSATDLYLRPETAQGIFVNFSNVQKTGRMKIPFGIAQIGKAFRNEIVARQFIFRQREFEQMEMQFFVRPGEELKWFEHWKETRQKWHASLGLGEENYRFHDHEKMAHYANAATDIEFNFPFGFKELEGIHSRTDFDLKAHEEHSGKKLRFYDPEMKENYVPYVIETSIGLDRMFLAVFSASLKEEELEGGTSRTVLKLPAVLAPTKAAVLPLVKKDGLPELAHEIIEELKWDFRVQYDEKDAIGRRYRRQDAAGTPLCITVDHDSLEDKKVTVRYRDTMQQKRVDITELKTLIQEEIDFKTWMNK, from the coding sequence ATGGCAAAACAAGAAGACTTTTTTAAAAATGTAATATCCCATGCTAAAGAGTATGGGTATATTTTTGCGTCGAGTGAAATATACGACGGACTTAGTGCGGTTTACGATTACGGACAAAATGGAGCAGAATTAAAGAAAAACATCAAAGAATACTGGTGGAAAAGTATGGTGCAGCTGCACCAGAACATCGTAGGTTTGGATGCGGCTATTTTAATGCACCCAACCACCTGGAAAGCTTCGGGCCACGTAGATGCATTCAACGACCCTTTAATTGATAATAAAGATTCTAAAAAGCGCTATCGGGCCGATGTTTTGGTGGAAGATTATGCCGAAAAAATCAATCAAAAAGCGCAGAAGGAAATTGCAAAAGCAAGAAAACGTTTTGGCGATAAGTTTGATGAAGAAGAATTTATAAGCACTAATCCGCGGGTAATTCGTTATAAAAAGGAAGAAAAAGAGATTTTGGAACGCCTTGCAAAATCACTTACCGATGAAAACTTAGCTGACGTAAAAGCGCTAATTGAAGAGTTGGAAATTGCCTGCCCTGAAACAGGATCCAGAAACTGGACTGATGTAAAACAGTTCAACCTAATGTTTGGAACTAAACTGGGAGCTTCAGCCGATTCTGCAACAGATTTATATTTGCGTCCTGAAACCGCTCAGGGAATTTTTGTAAACTTTTCTAACGTGCAAAAAACCGGGAGGATGAAAATTCCTTTTGGAATAGCTCAAATAGGAAAAGCTTTTAGAAATGAAATTGTTGCGAGACAGTTTATCTTCCGCCAGCGGGAATTCGAACAAATGGAGATGCAATTTTTTGTGCGTCCTGGTGAAGAACTAAAATGGTTTGAACACTGGAAAGAAACCCGCCAGAAGTGGCATGCTTCTTTAGGTTTGGGCGAAGAAAATTATCGTTTTCACGATCACGAAAAAATGGCGCATTATGCTAATGCCGCTACCGATATAGAATTTAATTTCCCATTTGGATTTAAAGAATTGGAAGGAATTCATTCCAGAACCGATTTTGACCTTAAAGCACACGAAGAACATTCAGGAAAGAAATTACGTTTCTACGATCCCGAAATGAAAGAAAATTACGTGCCTTATGTAATTGAAACTTCTATTGGTTTAGACAGAATGTTTTTAGCGGTTTTTTCAGCTTCATTAAAAGAAGAAGAATTGGAAGGCGGCACCAGCAGAACAGTTTTAAAATTACCCGCAGTACTGGCACCAACTAAAGCTGCGGTTCTTCCGTTAGTTAAAAAAGATGGTTTACCCGAGCTTGCTCACGAAATTATAGAAGAATTAAAATGGGATTTTAGAGTTCAGTATGACGAAAAAGATGCAATTGGGCGCAGGTACCGCAGGCAGGATGCAGCGGGAACTCCGCTTTGTATTACAGTAGATCATGATTCTCTTGAAGACAAGAAAGTTACTGTGCGTTATCGTGATACTATGCAGCAAAAACGAGTAGATATTACAGAACTTAAAACACTTATTCAAGAGGAAATAGATTTCAAAACCTGGATGAATAAATAA
- a CDS encoding GEVED domain-containing protein has translation MKKILFLLVLIFGFHSIFLGQDRETAGPVYIDSARAVSSSAMSKRKLIPPAREFKIYNPRNRGINKIVPGKGLPKTRDEALQQKMGEIPVKAPYFTFEAASTQATPTDPTGAAGPNHYVNGWNSAFSIFDKSGNRIMEPASLASIGGEFTNETLGDPIILYDDFADRFIISQFSDTPESFLIAVSQGPDPINDGWYTYRFTTNEVLPDYPKISVWGDGYYITTNKNTRTAATSQVVYALERDKMLNGETAQIMSFPLPGIRTNGFYSPAGFSGIGEELPPRGNSPIIFLQDDSWAGVNEDHLKLWLINVDWSNPSASTISESQELGAGEGVSPFIATFDGGSFSNLSQPGDDTPEVDVLQATMMYMTTYRRFPNYNAVVMNFVVDVDPSAAEHAGIRWYELRQQNDGGPWSVYQEGTYAPDNSDRFSGSIGLDAEGNIALGYTVLNDNPQNPVFPSLRYTGRYLNDEPGIMTIEEQDIIEGESPNPNSRYGDYAHLSVDAADGLTFWHNGEYFVGQERKNHVGVFKIAPDFNNDLGVVSLVGPQDASLGSNEEISVKIRNYGRNAQSNFEVSYSINGGTEVTETFEETLSATSSAEFIFSETADLSEVGETYEFLFGTNLEGDENIENDTLAASVRNLPPNDVGVTSIDAPQTGESLGNSEEVTVSIENFGGEPQQDIPVFYQVGNNTPVREVFNGTLEVGGLEVYSFNQTADISPSGSYRITAGTRLENDFDRSNDTSVRSVANLDCIPEGSDCSFGDGISFFELEDVLNERIPCGNGYADFIGLSATLDRSQSEFTVSVQSHFAEEENEQFSMWIDFNDDAVFEDDERVISAEVIPTANTWYSYNFSIPTDASLGQHLMRIRAGDTSFDGDLNNPCEVMDYGTTHDYSVNITDSTLNIEDFILNEAELVVVSEEDKQFRVIMETDYEETLRITIHNVLGQKMLENQVENNGTGYVYELDMSYAARGVYLVRMGTRDVGKVKRFIVK, from the coding sequence ATGAAGAAAATTTTATTCCTTTTAGTTTTAATTTTTGGTTTTCATTCTATATTCCTGGGCCAGGACAGAGAAACTGCAGGCCCTGTTTATATAGATTCTGCCAGGGCGGTGTCTTCTTCCGCAATGTCTAAAAGAAAACTAATTCCCCCGGCCAGGGAATTTAAGATTTACAATCCGAGAAATCGTGGAATTAACAAAATTGTTCCGGGAAAAGGTTTGCCAAAAACCAGGGATGAAGCACTTCAGCAAAAAATGGGTGAAATCCCTGTAAAGGCACCTTACTTCACTTTTGAAGCTGCTTCTACACAAGCTACCCCTACAGATCCTACGGGAGCTGCAGGCCCAAACCATTATGTTAACGGCTGGAATTCGGCTTTTTCAATTTTTGATAAATCGGGAAACCGAATTATGGAGCCTGCTTCTCTTGCCAGTATTGGGGGAGAATTTACCAATGAGACGCTTGGAGACCCAATTATTTTATACGATGATTTTGCCGATAGGTTTATAATTTCACAATTTAGCGATACCCCAGAAAGTTTTTTGATAGCAGTATCACAGGGGCCAGACCCTATAAATGACGGTTGGTACACTTATCGCTTTACCACAAACGAGGTCTTGCCCGATTATCCAAAGATTTCAGTTTGGGGAGATGGTTATTATATAACGACCAATAAAAATACCAGGACCGCCGCTACCAGTCAGGTGGTGTATGCTTTAGAAAGAGACAAAATGCTTAATGGGGAAACTGCTCAAATTATGTCATTCCCATTGCCCGGTATAAGAACTAACGGTTTTTACAGTCCGGCTGGTTTTTCGGGGATTGGAGAAGAATTACCTCCGCGAGGAAATTCGCCAATAATTTTTCTGCAGGACGATTCTTGGGCGGGAGTAAACGAAGATCATTTAAAGCTCTGGCTTATTAATGTAGACTGGAGTAATCCTTCGGCATCAACAATTTCAGAATCCCAGGAATTAGGAGCGGGTGAAGGTGTTTCCCCGTTTATAGCCACATTTGATGGTGGCTCGTTTTCAAATCTTTCACAACCCGGAGACGACACTCCCGAAGTTGATGTATTACAGGCCACAATGATGTACATGACCACTTACAGAAGATTTCCAAATTATAATGCTGTGGTGATGAATTTTGTGGTAGATGTAGATCCCAGCGCGGCAGAACATGCAGGAATTCGTTGGTATGAATTGCGGCAGCAAAATGACGGTGGTCCCTGGAGTGTTTACCAGGAAGGAACTTATGCCCCGGATAATAGCGACCGATTTAGTGGAAGTATTGGCCTGGACGCCGAAGGAAATATTGCTCTTGGTTACACAGTTTTAAATGATAATCCGCAAAATCCCGTTTTTCCATCCCTACGGTATACCGGGAGATACCTTAATGATGAACCCGGGATTATGACTATTGAAGAGCAAGATATTATTGAAGGAGAAAGTCCAAATCCCAATTCGCGATATGGAGATTATGCGCATTTGAGTGTAGATGCTGCAGACGGACTTACTTTTTGGCATAATGGCGAATATTTTGTTGGCCAGGAAAGAAAAAATCACGTGGGTGTTTTTAAAATCGCTCCAGATTTTAATAATGATCTCGGTGTAGTTTCTTTGGTTGGCCCACAGGATGCGAGTTTGGGTTCAAATGAAGAAATAAGCGTAAAAATTAGAAATTATGGCCGGAATGCTCAATCTAATTTTGAAGTTAGTTACAGCATAAATGGCGGCACCGAAGTAACTGAAACTTTTGAAGAAACCCTTTCAGCAACAAGTTCTGCTGAATTTATTTTTTCTGAAACCGCCGATCTCTCTGAAGTTGGAGAAACCTACGAATTCCTTTTTGGTACCAATTTAGAAGGAGATGAAAATATTGAAAATGATACATTAGCCGCTTCAGTGCGAAATTTACCGCCAAACGATGTTGGGGTAACTTCAATTGATGCGCCGCAAACTGGTGAAAGTTTAGGGAATTCAGAAGAGGTAACCGTAAGCATAGAAAACTTTGGAGGCGAACCACAACAGGATATTCCGGTTTTTTACCAGGTAGGAAACAATACACCAGTAAGAGAAGTTTTTAACGGCACGCTGGAAGTTGGAGGTCTTGAAGTTTATTCTTTTAATCAAACCGCAGATATTTCACCTTCCGGGAGTTATAGAATTACTGCCGGCACAAGGCTGGAGAATGATTTTGACCGCAGTAACGACACAAGCGTAAGATCGGTAGCTAATTTAGATTGTATTCCCGAAGGATCTGATTGTAGTTTTGGCGACGGAATTTCATTTTTTGAATTAGAAGATGTTCTTAATGAACGTATTCCCTGCGGAAATGGTTATGCCGATTTTATTGGGCTTTCTGCTACTTTAGACCGTTCCCAGAGTGAATTTACCGTTTCGGTACAATCTCATTTTGCTGAAGAGGAAAACGAACAATTCTCAATGTGGATAGATTTTAATGACGATGCCGTTTTTGAGGATGATGAACGGGTAATTTCTGCTGAAGTTATTCCTACTGCTAATACCTGGTACTCCTATAATTTTAGTATTCCTACAGATGCATCTTTGGGCCAGCATCTTATGCGAATAAGAGCCGGAGATACCAGTTTTGATGGCGATCTCAATAATCCTTGTGAAGTGATGGATTATGGGACTACTCATGATTATTCAGTAAATATTACCGATTCTACTTTAAATATTGAAGATTTTATTCTTAATGAAGCCGAATTGGTAGTGGTTTCCGAAGAGGATAAACAGTTTAGGGTTATTATGGAAACCGATTATGAGGAGACTTTGAGAATTACCATTCATAATGTTTTAGGGCAAAAAATGTTAGAAAACCAGGTGGAAAATAATGGCACCGGGTATGTTTATGAACTGGATATGTCTTACGCTGCACGAGGTGTTTATTTAGTGAGAATGGGAACCCGGGATGTAGGAAAAGTAAAACGCTTTATTGTTAAATAG
- a CDS encoding DinB family protein, producing MQEFTHRLDELTLKFKKTFGQLSEREIHWKPDADSWSIAQNLEHLILINESYFPLIDRVRTKNHKKPFIARFGFLVNFFGKVILKSVQPETTKKTKTFSIWKPSEDNTSKDILARFIEHQEKLKQKILGAEDLLKQNVVISSPANPKIVYKLDAAFKIILAHEERHFQQAKKLLEIQNSNL from the coding sequence ATGCAAGAATTCACGCACAGACTTGATGAGCTTACGCTAAAGTTCAAAAAGACATTTGGCCAACTTAGTGAACGTGAGATTCACTGGAAACCAGATGCCGATTCCTGGAGTATTGCCCAAAATTTAGAGCATCTTATTTTAATTAATGAGTCGTATTTTCCGTTGATAGATCGGGTGAGAACTAAAAATCACAAAAAACCATTCATAGCCAGGTTCGGTTTTTTAGTTAATTTCTTCGGAAAAGTAATCTTAAAATCGGTTCAGCCTGAGACCACTAAAAAAACCAAAACCTTTTCAATCTGGAAACCTTCTGAAGATAATACTTCAAAAGATATTTTGGCCAGATTTATTGAACATCAGGAGAAATTAAAACAGAAAATTTTAGGTGCTGAAGACCTACTGAAGCAAAACGTAGTAATTTCTTCACCTGCAAATCCTAAAATCGTATATAAACTTGATGCTGCCTTTAAGATTATTCTCGCTCACGAAGAGCGACATTTTCAACAAGCTAAAAAGCTGCTGGAAATTCAGAATTCCAACTTGTAA
- a CDS encoding exodeoxyribonuclease III, translating to MKIISYNVNGIRAAVRKGFLEWVQQANPDVVCLQEIKANPEQLNLDEFKEAGYPYHYWYPAQKKGYSGVAILSKHKPLHIEYGTGIDYMDHEGRTIRADFEDFSIISLYLPSGTNIARLEHKFKFMDDFQQYIDEIKQDSPNLVICGDYNICHEAIDIHDPVRLKNVSGFLPEERNWIDNFMKSGFIDSFRHFNEEGDNYSWWSYRANARANNKGWRIDYNLVAQPLQEKLKRAVILPEAKHSDHCPVLVELESDF from the coding sequence ATGAAGATTATTTCCTATAACGTAAACGGAATTAGAGCTGCCGTTAGAAAAGGCTTTTTAGAATGGGTACAACAGGCAAATCCAGATGTGGTTTGTCTTCAGGAGATAAAAGCAAATCCCGAACAATTAAATCTCGATGAATTTAAAGAGGCGGGTTATCCTTATCATTATTGGTATCCTGCGCAAAAGAAAGGCTACAGCGGTGTGGCAATTTTAAGTAAGCACAAACCTTTGCATATAGAGTACGGTACCGGCATAGACTATATGGACCATGAAGGAAGAACAATTCGTGCCGATTTTGAAGATTTTTCGATTATAAGTTTGTATTTACCATCGGGGACAAATATTGCCCGTTTGGAACATAAATTCAAGTTTATGGACGATTTTCAGCAGTATATAGACGAAATAAAGCAAGATTCCCCAAATTTAGTTATTTGCGGCGATTATAATATTTGCCACGAAGCTATAGATATTCACGATCCTGTTCGGCTTAAAAATGTCTCAGGATTCCTGCCGGAAGAGCGAAATTGGATAGATAATTTTATGAAAAGTGGCTTTATAGATTCTTTCAGGCATTTTAATGAGGAAGGGGACAATTATTCGTGGTGGAGTTACCGCGCCAATGCCCGGGCCAACAACAAAGGCTGGCGTATAGATTATAATTTGGTGGCCCAGCCATTACAAGAAAAACTCAAAAGAGCCGTTATATTACCCGAAGCCAAACACAGCGATCATTGTCCTGTTTTGGTAGAATTAGAATCAGATTTCTAA